CCGGGAGGACTGGTGGCATGGAACTAATTAACTGGAGTAGATGTCCCATCAGTCTCCCAGTCCCCTGAAGTTGCGAAGCAGATGCTTGTGCCTGCTCAGCGTTGTACCGCAGCACAAGTGTGCGATGCAAGACCGCCGATAGCAGCACTGCCGGCCGGCCCATAAAAAAAGTCCCGCCAGAAGGCGGGACCTTAAAACCCATCTGTAAATATTATAAGTGAATGGCTTCACCGTAGGCCACCTCAATCGCATCTTTTACGCTTTCGCTAATGGTGGGGTGCGGGTGAATGCTGTTCAATACTTCGTGGTAGGTAGTCTCCAGTTTACGGCCTACAACGGTTTCCGCAATAATCTCGGTTACATTGTAGCCGATCATATGGGTACCCAGCCATTCGCCGTATTTGGCATCAAAGATCACTTTTACAAAACCTTCGGGATGCCCGGCGGCACTGGCTTTTCCACTGGCGCTTAAAGGGAACTTGCCCACTTTTATTTCATAGCCGGCATCTTTTGCTTGTTTTTCGGTAAAGCCTACGCTGGCTACTTCCGGGTAGCAGTAGGTACAACCGGGCACGTTTCCATAATCCAGGGTTTCCGGCTGATGCTTGTATTTCTTTTCTCCAAAGGCAATGTTCTCTACGCAGATAATGCCTTCTTTGGATGCTACGTGTGCCAGGGCCTGACCGGGAACACAGTCTCCGATGGCATAAACACCGTCAACATTGGTTTTGTAATATTTGTCAACAACGATCTTTCCTTTATCGGTTTTCACACCCAGGGTTTCCAGCCCGATGCCTTCAATATTGGCAGCCACACCCACGGCGCTCAGCAATACATCTGCTTCAAGAATCGCTTCACCCGTAGCGGTTTTTACTTTTGCTTTTACGCCGTTGCCGGAGGTATCCACAGAAGTTACCTCGCTGCTGGTCATTACCGTAATGCCCTGTTTTTTGAGGTTCTTTTCCAGTTCTTTTGAAATATCTTCATCTTCCACCGGAACAATGCGAGGTAAAAATTCAACGATGGTCACCTTAGTGCCCAGGCTGTTGTAGAAGTAACCGAATTCCACACCAATGGCGCCGCTGCCTACCACGATAATGCTCTTGGGTTGCTGGGGCAGTACCATGGCTTCGCGGTAACCGATGATCTTTTTGCCATCCTGCTTCAGGGCGGGCAATTCACGGCTTCGGCCGCCGGTAGCCAGGATGATGTGTTTACCCTCTACAAGGGTGGTTTTCCCATCTGCTCCCTTTACCTCCACCTGGCCTTTGGCTTTCAACGTGCCAAATCCCATGATCACATCAATTTTATTTTTCTTCATCAGGAACTGAACGCCCTTGCTCATTTTATCAGCCACACCGCGGCTGCGTTTTACAATGGCTTCAAAATTGGGCGTTCCGGAGGCTTCAATACCATATTCCTGTGCGTGCTGGATATCGTTAAAAACCTGTGCGCTTTTTAATAAGGCTTTGGTAGGGATACATCCCCAGTTCAAACAAATTCCCCCCAGGCTCTCTTTTTCAATAATTGCGGTTTTCAAACCCAGTTGGGAAGCGCGTATAGCGGCTACATATCCGCCCGGGCCACTACCTACAACTATTACGTCATATGCCATAAAATGTGTTGTTTAAAAATTAAAAGATCAGTGAGAGTGCGAATTTAGTTGAATTACGGTAACGGACAAAATGCCGGTTCAACCAACTACGCAATCGTTTTTGTACGCCAATTGTCGGAAATACAACAAATAAGAAGCGGCTTTGTTGCTGCGCTGCAATGGAGTGTTCTTAATTGATTTGAGGAATGTATTTGGATCCGGTGGTTGAACAGGAACAGGCAATGCTATGTCATATTGTAATCCCCGGGAAAAAGGAATGAAAACCGGAAAAGCAAACGGTCCAGAGCTAAGAAGCTGATAATCATTTTGTAAAGTGAATTTAACGGTTCTTTTACCAATGTGCACTATTTTTGCAGCGGAGTTAAGGGATTTGTAGGTGGCAGGAATTGGTTTGAAAATACCAGGGTTTCAAGTTTTTTAAAAAATAATTGGCATTTTGTTGCTAAATGCCATGTGGAATACTTACCTTTGCACTCCTAAATTTTTATTCATTATGGCAAGAGTATGTCAGGTTACAGGTAAAACCCCCATTGGAGGCCACAAGGTTTCTCACTCCAATATTAAGACAAAGCGCCGTTTTTTGCCTAATTTGCAAAAGAAGAAATTTTACCTGGTAGAGGAAGACAAATGGATCACTTTGAAATTATCTACAGATGCCCTGCGCACCATCAACAAAAATGGTCTGTATGCTGTAGTGAAAGAATTGCGTGCGAAAGGCGAAAAAATCTAACTAAAGCAGTTTAAAGCATTATACAATGGCGAAGAAAGCAAAAGGAAACAGGGTACAGGTAATTCTGGAGTGCACCGAGCACAAGACCAGCGGTCAGCCCGGAACCAGTCGTTACATTACCGTAAAGAATAAGAAGAACAACCCTGAACGTTTAGAGTTGAAGAAATACAACCCTATTCTGAAGAAAGTAACTGTTCACAAAGAAATTAAATAATTTAAATGTGAAAATGTGTAAATGTGAAAATGTGTAAATGAGCTTTATTTCACATTCCCACATCTCCACATTTCCCACATTTCCCACATTTTCAAATTAATATAAGATGGCAAAAGCAGCTTCAAAGAACGCGAAGGTAAAAGATGCTAAAGCAGCAGCAGAGTCTAAAAACTGGACGAAGGTGATCCGTGCGATCCGCAGCCCCAAAACAGGTGCCTATACCTTTAAGGAGCAGATCGTGCACAAAGAGAAAGTTAAAGATTTTTTAGCTCAGAAATAAGCCCCTGCTTTCATTACAATATTAAAAAGCTGTTCGTTTTTAAAACGGATGGCTTTTGTTTTTTGTTTGATGTTTGACGTTTTATATTTGATGTTGCATCTTTGCCGGAGCAATAACATCAAACCATAAACCAAAAACGATAAACGTTTCAATAATGAGTTTTTTTGGAAAATTATTTGGAAAGAAAGAAAAGGAATCGCTGGACCAGGGATTGCAAAAAACCAAGGAAGGCTTTCTTTCAAAAATAGGTAAGGCGATTGCCGGGAAGAGCACTGTAGATGAAGAGGTGCTAGATAGCCTGGAAGAAGCCCTGGTAGGTGCCGATGTGGGTATTGAAACCACAGTACGGATCATTGAACGGGTAGAGCAGCGGGTGGCTAAGGACAAATATATGGGCACCAGTGAGCTGAACCGGATCCTGCAGGAAGAAATTGAGGGCGTACTGGTGGATGCTCCTTCCGGATCGAGCTATACCTTTGAAAGTGAACTACCGGCCAAACCGTATATTATCCTTGTAGTAGGCGTAAATGGGGTGGGCAAAACCACTACCATTGGCAAACTGGCCTATAATTTTAAAAAAGCAGGCAAGAATGTACTGCTGGGGGCCGCGGATACCTTCCGCGCAGCAGCGGTAGATCAGCTCACTATCTGGAGCGACCGGGTTGGGGTGCCGATCGTAAAACAGGCCATGGGCAGCGATCCGGCTGCTGTGGCTTTTGACACCGCGCAAAGCGCGGTAAGCAGGGGCAGCGATGTGGTGATTATTGATACCGCCGGCCGGCTGCACAATAAAGCACACCTGATGGATGAGCTGAATAAGATCAAACGGGTGATCCAGAAATTTATTCCTTCAGCGCCGCAGGAAGTGCTACTGGTGCTGGATGGTTCTACCGGGCAGAACGCACTGGAGCAGGCCAAACATTTTACGGCCGCTACCGATGTAACCGCGCTGGCCATTACCAAGCTGGATGGTACGGCAAAAGGCGGCGTGGTACTGGCCATTGCCGATCAGTTTAAAATACCAGTGAAGTTTATTGGTGTGGGTGAAAAAATGGAAGACCTGCTGGTATTTGATAAACACGAATTTGTAGATAGTTTGTTTAGCCTGGATAAGTAAGGCTGAAGCTATTGCGTTCACAGATTACACGGATTGTCACAGACGGTATACCCTGCCAAAGTATTCTGTGCGAGCAGAGGAATCTGTGAGCAGTTTTATTTTGGTTTAGTGGCTACCGATCCGCTCTTTTACCGCCGCTACCAGCGGTTGATTCTTCAGTTTTTGAAATTCAGGAATGCCGATATGCGTGATCAGTAACACCTCATTTGGAGTAGTTGTAAAATAGCAGGCAATGGGTGCTTCCGTTTTTGCCATCTTTCGTACATAGCCATTGTTGGCTGTATCTAAACGGGTAATCAACTGTTGCAGCGCTCCTGTATTTTCTGTTTTAATAAGGTAATACGTTGTTTTTAAGGAATCGCGACCCGCATTGTTCAGTAAGGCAGTACCCTTGTAAATGGTTGCCTCCAGTTGTGTTGTCTTATAAGTAGGGTCTGCCAGTTGCAGCGCGGAAGTAATGAAATCCATATCCGATCTGCAGTTTTTTTCCGTGGTGGCGCATTGGGTTATTGCATTGTTCTTAAATACGACGCTGTTGTACTGCTGTACGTTTTCGAGCCGGATGTGTACGGTATCCTCATGAGCCGCTACCGGTACGCGATGTAGCCTGTTTTTTTCCGTTTGACCGGCACAGGCATAAAGCCGGGTAACGGCCGTAAGCGTTAGTATGATTACTATATAGCTTCTAATATTCGCCATAAAATGCTGATTTAATATCCGGAGGAGCGGCATAATCTACCTGCACGTATAACAGGCCGGCTTTTACGAGTGCCTGTATTGCCGCATCGGAGGTTTTTGAAGCAATCCCGGAAAGGGTTTGTATATCCGATTTAAATTTATCGAATCCGCCAATGATCTCCACACATCCGGCGGCGCCCCAGCCATATTCTGAAAGCGAGTTCGGACCGGCGTGAATGAGGAACGAATCCTCAATCTGGATGGCGCCGTCGTAGGGAGAATAGGTATTGTGTATCTTGTAATTCGGATTGTAGTAGGCAACCCTTTTCCTGCTTACCTTATGTTTGCCGGAGTTAATCCAGCCTCTGTGGCGATATCGCTTGTCTGGCTGTTTGGGATCGTTCCAATAAGGCATAAAGCGCAGGGCCTTCCATTTCAGCGTTATCTTTTTATTACTGTTATCCGCTCCTTCAAGATGCACATAGTAGACCGGGATCTTGTAATACTCAGTTTTGCCATTATTATTAAAGTCGCTGTCCGGGTACGACCTTCCAATATAATGGTCGCCGGTAGTGTTATTGGTAACGATTATGTTGACTGTTCGGGGCATTTTTCAGAAATATTGGGTCAAATCTACTGAATTTTTACATTTTTCAGTCATTGGGGAGCGCACACCCGGAATACTCGTCGGATTGTAAAGTCCGCCAGGTAACACCTTTATAAGTCCATCAGGGCGCTCATACCAGAAGTTGGTATCGCTTAAATTAGGGATGTCTGAAATTTGGAAACAGGCAGGCGGATATATTAACTTTACTTTGTATGTTTTTACATAACCCCTAACAACTGCAGTAATGGTACGGGTAAACAGTTTCACATTCTTTACTTCTAAATTTTTTAAACAATGAAAAAAACAAGCATTTTTCTGGTGGGAATACTCGCCGTAATTACGCTGCTCGTGAGTTGGAAAGTTGCCGACAACCGGGCTGTGATCACTGACGGTTTATGCAACTTTATTGATGGCAATGGGGTTTGGCATCCCGGTGCGGGAGCGGCCCAAATGGTAGCGACCAGCAGCGGACAGGTCAGTTATGTTTGCAAAGCCACCGGTCTTCCGAATGACACCGGCAAGACGGTTCATTGGGACAATGAAAACACCGGCGCAACCTGCCTGGGGGGCGCAAACTGGAAAATGATTATTTCTCCCAATGGTAACGGAAGTGTTGTTTGTCATATGGAGCATGAATAAAAAAGAATGGTGAATGCTCTGCTATTTTAAGGCGTCGCTAGCAAAATAGTGACGCCTTCTTTTACTTAAAATTGCAATAAGCCTGTTACATCTCGCGGGGGCTGAACAATGCATGGATGCTGTATGATTTTATGGATCATGGCTACTTGTTGATGCCGGAGTAAAAGCGTTGGCGAATGGCATCTGGGTGTAAACCTGCCGTCTGGTATACATCCGCATATAGCGGTAACAAGGGATATTCTCACACAAATTCTTCACTTTAAATCTTCAAAAAATGAAAAAAGTAAGCATTCTTTTTGCGGCAGCATTTGCCGTTGTAGGGCTGTTGGCCAGCTGGAAAACAATGAACAACAGTGCGATTGTAATCCAGGACGGAGGGTGTTGGTTTGGGCTTAACGGCTATTCGGGCGTAACGGATAATGGCAATTTTGTAGTTACAAACAGCGGTAACGGCATGGTTAGTTGTAAGTTTTCGGGTGTTGAAAACAATACAGGAAAAGCCCTGGTCTTTAATTCAAAAGACTTTCCGGGTGCGCTTTGTGGTACTATGGCCGGCCCTACTGATGACTGGAGCATTGTCATTACGCCCAGCGGGCAGGCGAGTTTTACCTGCAAAGTGAACGGTGCGGGTAATCATTAAAAAATGTGTAAACAATCGTACAGGAAAGGCGAAGCCTGACCTTTTTCTGTGATTTTTCAAGCGGCTGTCTCAAAAGTCCGTCATTTCGAGCGTAATGTAGTGAAGCCGGGAAATCTCCAATACATCATTTCCAGGCAATAAGATTTCTCCTCCCTATAGCAATCGGGACCGCTTCGTCCCGCAAGGGCGGGATCGAAATGACGGTTTCGGACTTTTGAGACAGTTTCTTTATCGGAACCGTTCAAGGATCAATGACACTCTTAGCTATTCTTTTCATCCAGCCAAGCCGTACATCTAAAAGTTCCAGCCCGCTTTAAATCCCACAAACCCTTTGGTCCCGTCTTTCATCCAGGCTTCATACTTTGCCTGCAGATCAAAGCCCAATACCCGTAGTCCGATACCGGGCGACAGGATAAAGGCGGAGCCATCATAATGGCTGCCACTATAATTGGCACTGCCGGCTTCCAGTTTTACATACAACAGCGGTATCAGGCGGTATTTCAACCCAACACGGATAGGAACCGCTTTGAGGTCATACACCCGGTAAGGATTACCCGCATCATCAGTACGGTCAGCTCCCCTGAAATACATGTATCCTACAGAACCCGTAAGGGCCAGCTTTTTAATCAGCCGGATATCGGCTGTGCCACCCACACCCACACCCCAGTTAAAATTTTCTCCAAATGTGCCCTGGGGGATGGCATATTCGCCGTAAGGACCGAGGCTAAAACCTTTCCACTGTGCCGACAATTGCAACGTGCAACTGGAAATGAACAATGTAAGCAGCAGGAAGCGAAATCTGTTCATGAGTGAGGATTTGTTGACTAAATAGAGGGTACTTTAAGGGAGCGCAATTATTGTACCTTTTTTGCCGGGGCTGTTCCTTTATAAGCGATTTTGAGACAATTTTAGGAACACCATTTTGCCTTATTAGAGAAACTCTTCTTAAAGTAGCAGGTTGAGGCTTACTTCTTTCAATAGACTATATGCGCTGTAAATTGAAGTGAGGGCTATGAAAAAAGGTGTATCAATTACTTTTGATACACCTTCCATAAAATTAGTTGTAGTTTACTCCGGATGTACAGAGGGTACAATTTACAAGGCCGCCAGACTTTCCTCGATTGCTTTTATCTTTTCTTCCGCATCTGCCTTCTTGCGGCGTTCAATTTCTACGACCTCCGGTTTGGCATTTTGTACAAAACGCTCGTTGCCGAGTTTCTTTTCTACCGATGCAAGGAAGCCCTGCAGGTA
The sequence above is a segment of the Niabella agricola genome. Coding sequences within it:
- the rpmG gene encoding 50S ribosomal protein L33, with the translated sequence MAKKAKGNRVQVILECTEHKTSGQPGTSRYITVKNKKNNPERLELKKYNPILKKVTVHKEIK
- a CDS encoding outer membrane beta-barrel protein, yielding MNRFRFLLLTLFISSCTLQLSAQWKGFSLGPYGEYAIPQGTFGENFNWGVGVGGTADIRLIKKLALTGSVGYMYFRGADRTDDAGNPYRVYDLKAVPIRVGLKYRLIPLLYVKLEAGSANYSGSHYDGSAFILSPGIGLRVLGFDLQAKYEAWMKDGTKGFVGFKAGWNF
- the ftsY gene encoding signal recognition particle-docking protein FtsY, with protein sequence MSFFGKLFGKKEKESLDQGLQKTKEGFLSKIGKAIAGKSTVDEEVLDSLEEALVGADVGIETTVRIIERVEQRVAKDKYMGTSELNRILQEEIEGVLVDAPSGSSYTFESELPAKPYIILVVGVNGVGKTTTIGKLAYNFKKAGKNVLLGAADTFRAAAVDQLTIWSDRVGVPIVKQAMGSDPAAVAFDTAQSAVSRGSDVVIIDTAGRLHNKAHLMDELNKIKRVIQKFIPSAPQEVLLVLDGSTGQNALEQAKHFTAATDVTALAITKLDGTAKGGVVLAIADQFKIPVKFIGVGEKMEDLLVFDKHEFVDSLFSLDK
- a CDS encoding DUF4295 domain-containing protein, whose amino-acid sequence is MAKAASKNAKVKDAKAAAESKNWTKVIRAIRSPKTGAYTFKEQIVHKEKVKDFLAQK
- the rpmB gene encoding 50S ribosomal protein L28, with protein sequence MARVCQVTGKTPIGGHKVSHSNIKTKRRFLPNLQKKKFYLVEEDKWITLKLSTDALRTINKNGLYAVVKELRAKGEKI
- the lpdA gene encoding dihydrolipoyl dehydrogenase — encoded protein: MAYDVIVVGSGPGGYVAAIRASQLGLKTAIIEKESLGGICLNWGCIPTKALLKSAQVFNDIQHAQEYGIEASGTPNFEAIVKRSRGVADKMSKGVQFLMKKNKIDVIMGFGTLKAKGQVEVKGADGKTTLVEGKHIILATGGRSRELPALKQDGKKIIGYREAMVLPQQPKSIIVVGSGAIGVEFGYFYNSLGTKVTIVEFLPRIVPVEDEDISKELEKNLKKQGITVMTSSEVTSVDTSGNGVKAKVKTATGEAILEADVLLSAVGVAANIEGIGLETLGVKTDKGKIVVDKYYKTNVDGVYAIGDCVPGQALAHVASKEGIICVENIAFGEKKYKHQPETLDYGNVPGCTYCYPEVASVGFTEKQAKDAGYEIKVGKFPLSASGKASAAGHPEGFVKVIFDAKYGEWLGTHMIGYNVTEIIAETVVGRKLETTYHEVLNSIHPHPTISESVKDAIEVAYGEAIHL